CGAATCGATCAGCGTCCGCGAACTGCTGACCATGATGAAATTCACCTTCCCGATGATCATCGTCAAGATCAACGGCCAGCTGATCAAAAAAGAAGATTATGAAAGGGTCTTTATCGGTGACGG
This sequence is a window from Candidatus Aminicenantes bacterium. Protein-coding genes within it:
- a CDS encoding sulfur carrier protein ThiS, producing MKISLNHKEESMAGESISVRELLTMMKFTFPMIIVKINGQLIKKEDYERVFIGDGDAVEAIHLISGG